From the genome of Blautia pseudococcoides, one region includes:
- the leuS gene encoding leucine--tRNA ligase: MAVPYNHKAIEQKWKKNWEEKPVNTDDGQKPKYYCLDMFPYPSGNGLHVGHWRGYVISDVWSRYKMMQGYYLIHPMGWDAFGLPAENYAIKMGVHPAKSTAQNVANIKKQINDIAAIYDWDREVNTTDPGFYKWTQWIFVKMFKEGLAYEKEFPINWCPSCKTGLANEEVVNGCCERCGSTVTKKNLRQWMLRITKYADRLLSDLDKLDWPEKVKKMQSDWIGKSYGAEVDFPVEGRDEKITVYTTRPDTLHGATFMVLAPEHKLAASLATPENKDAVEKYIYDASMKSNVDRLQDKEKTGVFTGTYAVNPLNGAKVPIWLSDYVLADYGTGAIMCVPAHDARDFEFATKFHIPIIQVIAKDGKEIENMTEAYTEASGTMINSGEWNGMESSVLKKEAPVMIEKMGIGKKTVNYKLRDWVFSRQRYWGEPIPVIHCPHCGNVPVPEDQLPLTLPEVESYEPTGTGESPLAAIDEWVNTTCPVCGAAAKRETNTMPQWAGSSWYFLRYVDNKNDEELVSNEKADKYLPVDMYIGGVEHAVLHLLYSRFYTKFLCDIGAIDFDEPFQKLFNQGMITGKNGIKMSKSKGNVVSPDDLVRDYGCDSLRLYELFVGPPELDAEWDDRGIDGVYRFLNRFWKLSMDSLEAGIAETKEMVKLRHKLVFEITQRLESFSLNTVISGFMEYNNKLIELAKKTGGIDKETIETFIKLLAPFAPHLTEELWEAYGHEDSVFHTEWPEADEEAMKDDEIEVPVQINGKTRAVINISAEASKEEAVAAGKEAIADKITGTIVKEIYVPKKIINIVQK, from the coding sequence ATGGCAGTACCTTATAATCATAAGGCGATCGAACAGAAATGGAAAAAAAACTGGGAAGAAAAGCCGGTGAACACAGATGACGGCCAAAAGCCCAAATACTACTGTCTGGATATGTTCCCATATCCGTCAGGAAACGGACTTCACGTAGGACATTGGAGAGGATATGTTATCTCTGATGTGTGGAGCCGCTATAAAATGATGCAGGGTTATTATCTGATCCATCCCATGGGATGGGATGCGTTCGGCCTTCCGGCTGAGAATTACGCCATTAAGATGGGTGTTCATCCTGCAAAATCCACCGCACAGAATGTGGCGAACATCAAGAAGCAGATCAATGATATTGCAGCTATTTATGACTGGGACAGAGAAGTCAACACCACAGATCCGGGCTTCTACAAATGGACTCAGTGGATTTTCGTGAAAATGTTCAAAGAAGGCCTTGCGTATGAAAAGGAATTCCCCATCAACTGGTGTCCGTCCTGTAAAACAGGTCTTGCCAATGAGGAGGTTGTAAACGGATGCTGTGAACGCTGCGGTTCTACTGTGACGAAAAAGAACCTTCGCCAGTGGATGCTCCGCATCACAAAATACGCGGACCGTCTTTTAAGTGACCTGGACAAACTGGACTGGCCGGAGAAGGTTAAAAAGATGCAGTCTGACTGGATCGGAAAATCCTACGGTGCTGAGGTAGACTTCCCGGTTGAAGGTCGAGATGAGAAAATCACAGTTTACACCACAAGACCGGATACGCTTCACGGCGCTACCTTCATGGTTTTAGCACCGGAGCACAAACTGGCTGCCTCCCTTGCCACACCGGAAAACAAGGATGCCGTAGAAAAATATATCTATGACGCTTCCATGAAGTCTAATGTGGACCGTCTCCAGGATAAAGAGAAGACGGGTGTGTTCACAGGGACTTATGCAGTCAATCCGTTAAACGGAGCGAAAGTTCCCATCTGGCTGTCAGATTATGTACTGGCGGACTACGGCACAGGCGCTATCATGTGTGTACCTGCCCATGATGCCCGTGACTTTGAGTTTGCCACCAAATTTCATATTCCGATTATCCAGGTGATTGCCAAGGACGGCAAAGAGATTGAAAACATGACGGAAGCCTACACAGAGGCCAGCGGTACCATGATCAATTCCGGTGAGTGGAATGGCATGGAATCCTCGGTGCTGAAAAAAGAGGCACCTGTTATGATAGAAAAAATGGGAATTGGCAAGAAGACCGTAAATTACAAACTACGTGACTGGGTATTCTCCCGCCAGCGTTACTGGGGCGAGCCTATTCCGGTCATCCACTGTCCGCACTGCGGAAATGTTCCGGTTCCGGAAGATCAGCTTCCGCTCACACTGCCGGAGGTGGAATCCTACGAGCCTACAGGCACTGGTGAGTCACCGCTGGCCGCTATTGATGAGTGGGTCAATACCACCTGTCCCGTCTGTGGTGCTGCTGCGAAACGTGAGACCAACACCATGCCTCAGTGGGCAGGGTCCTCCTGGTACTTCCTGCGTTACGTGGACAATAAAAATGACGAAGAATTGGTTTCCAACGAAAAAGCAGATAAATACCTGCCGGTTGACATGTATATCGGCGGTGTGGAGCACGCGGTTCTCCACCTTTTGTATTCCCGTTTCTATACCAAGTTCCTTTGCGATATCGGAGCGATTGATTTTGATGAGCCTTTCCAGAAACTGTTCAACCAAGGTATGATCACCGGCAAGAACGGCATTAAGATGAGCAAGTCAAAAGGAAATGTAGTTTCCCCGGACGACCTGGTAAGAGACTACGGATGCGATTCCCTGCGTCTCTACGAATTGTTTGTAGGACCGCCGGAGCTGGATGCAGAGTGGGATGACAGAGGGATTGACGGTGTATACCGTTTCCTGAACCGTTTCTGGAAGCTGTCCATGGATAGTTTGGAAGCAGGCATCGCTGAGACAAAAGAGATGGTGAAGCTGCGCCATAAACTTGTCTTTGAGATCACACAGCGTCTGGAGAGCTTCAGCCTGAATACCGTTATTTCCGGTTTCATGGAATACAACAATAAGCTGATCGAGCTTGCCAAGAAGACAGGCGGAATAGATAAGGAGACTATAGAGACATTTATCAAGCTTTTGGCTCCTTTTGCACCCCATCTGACAGAGGAGCTCTGGGAGGCGTACGGACATGAAGATTCTGTATTCCACACAGAGTGGCCTGAGGCTGATGAGGAGGCCATGAAGGATGACGAGATCGAAGTGCCGGTACAGATCAACGGCAAGACAAGAGCGGTTATCAATATAAGCGCAGAGGCATCCAAGGAGGAGGCCGTTGCCGCAGGAAAAGAAGCCATTGCAGATAAGATCACCGGGACCATAGTAAAAGAGATTTATGTTCCGAAAAAGATAATCAATATTGTGCAGAAATAA
- a CDS encoding TetR/AcrR family transcriptional regulator yields MSQTTKRALSQSLKHLMEQKPLEKITVVDISEDCGVNRQTFYYHFQDIYDLIEWIYINEAEKRLGEKTTYDTWQEGFLQILSYILSNRNFVKNTYHSVSREYLEHFLFRQMYRLLLGVIEEKAAGMAVRDTDKQFIANFYKYAFVGLICEWIEDGMKENPQAMTDRLSLLVHGTITGALERFRTDKRH; encoded by the coding sequence ATGTCGCAGACTACAAAACGGGCACTGTCCCAGTCCCTGAAACATCTCATGGAACAAAAACCCCTGGAGAAAATAACCGTGGTGGATATCTCCGAAGACTGCGGCGTGAACCGTCAGACTTTTTACTACCATTTTCAGGATATCTATGACCTGATCGAATGGATCTATATCAATGAGGCGGAAAAACGGCTGGGAGAAAAGACCACATATGATACCTGGCAGGAAGGTTTTCTCCAAATCCTCTCCTATATTTTAAGTAACCGGAACTTTGTAAAAAACACGTACCACTCTGTCAGCAGGGAGTATCTGGAACACTTCCTTTTCCGGCAGATGTACCGGCTTCTGCTGGGAGTCATAGAAGAAAAAGCGGCAGGCATGGCTGTCCGCGACACGGATAAACAGTTTATCGCCAATTTTTATAAATACGCCTTTGTGGGTTTGATCTGTGAGTGGATCGAGGATGGCATGAAAGAAAATCCCCAGGCCATGACCGACCGCCTGAGCCTTCTGGTACACGGTACCATCACCGGAGCGCTGGAACGGTTTCGGACAGATAAGAGGCATTGA
- a CDS encoding prephenate dehydrogenase: protein METTTIGFIGLGLIGGSIAKAIRKFHPEYQILAYNRTRDTLEDAVFDGIVDIACDEQDSKFALCDIIFLCATVDYNIECLPWLKQIIRPGCILTDVGSVKGEIHKAITALSMAPNFIGGHPMAGSEKTGYEHSTDHLIENAYYILTPSEEVGLDKIGVYTELVTSIGALPMILTYEEHDYITAAVSHLPHVVAAALVNLVHKLDSPSEHMKAIAAGGFKDITRIASSSPYMWQQICMENPENISQVLDEFIRLIVQAKYLVDQHDGEGLFRMFSDSREYRDSISDTSSGPIKKEYALYCDIIDETGAIATIATLLSMNNISIKNIGIIHNREFDEGVLKIDFYDQTAQKEAAEQLGKRNYIIYER, encoded by the coding sequence ATGGAAACAACTACGATTGGCTTTATCGGTCTCGGCTTGATCGGCGGCTCTATAGCCAAAGCCATCCGGAAATTTCATCCGGAATATCAGATTCTCGCATACAACCGGACCAGGGACACTTTAGAGGACGCCGTCTTCGACGGTATTGTGGATATTGCCTGTGATGAACAGGATTCCAAATTTGCCCTCTGTGACATTATTTTCCTGTGCGCCACCGTGGACTATAATATAGAATGTCTCCCCTGGCTGAAGCAGATCATACGGCCCGGCTGTATTCTCACCGATGTGGGAAGTGTGAAGGGCGAGATACATAAAGCGATCACAGCCCTGTCCATGGCCCCAAATTTCATTGGCGGGCATCCCATGGCGGGAAGCGAAAAAACCGGATATGAACATTCCACTGACCATCTGATTGAAAATGCTTACTATATCCTGACTCCTTCCGAGGAGGTAGGGCTTGACAAAATAGGGGTTTACACAGAGCTTGTGACCTCTATCGGTGCCCTGCCCATGATACTGACCTATGAGGAACACGACTACATTACCGCAGCAGTCAGCCATCTGCCTCATGTGGTGGCAGCCGCCCTTGTGAATCTGGTCCACAAGCTGGATTCCCCCTCGGAGCATATGAAAGCCATTGCGGCCGGAGGTTTTAAGGATATTACCAGGATCGCCTCCTCCTCCCCTTATATGTGGCAGCAGATCTGCATGGAAAACCCGGAGAACATCTCCCAGGTCTTAGATGAGTTTATCCGCCTGATCGTACAGGCAAAATATCTGGTGGACCAGCACGACGGGGAGGGTCTGTTCCGGATGTTCTCAGACTCCAGGGAGTACAGGGATTCCATCAGCGACACTTCCAGCGGGCCCATCAAGAAAGAGTATGCCCTATACTGTGATATTATTGACGAGACAGGTGCCATCGCCACCATTGCCACCTTATTGTCCATGAACAATATCAGTATTAAAAATATCGGCATTATCCATAACCGGGAATTTGACGAAGGTGTACTAAAAATTGATTTCTATGATCAGACAGCCCAGAAAGAGGCCGCAGAACAGCTTGGAAAACGGAACTATATTATATATGAGCGTTAG
- a CDS encoding elongation factor G, whose product MDVFRSDRIRNVVLLGHGGAGKTSLVEAMAYLSGITNRLGKVTDGNTVSDYDKEEIKRKFSISTSVVPIQWGKVKINVLDTPGYFDFVGEVEEAVAAADAAIIVVSGKAGVQVGTQKAWEMCEKYNLPRMFFVTEMDVDNVSYRKVVESLTELYGKKIAPIHMPIRENEEFVGYVNIVKQAGRRYIDRGQKKECPVPDYLQDYLEQYHDTLMESVAEISEEFMDRYFAGEEFSVAEVSAALKMNISDGSIIPVCMGSAVNVQGVANLLDDICGYFPSPDQKTCAGMNAKTNEIYQANYDFAKAKSAYVFKTIVDPFLGKYSLVKVCSGVIKGDDTLYNATKDSEEKLNKLYVLEGSKPIEVPELHAGDIGAIAKLNTVATGDTLSTKSTPLVFGKTEISVPYTYKRYKTVNKGDDDKVSQALSKMMQEDLTLRVENDSANRQTLIYGIGEQHLDIVMSKMKERYKVDIELSKPKVPFRETIRKKADVEAKYKKQSGGHGQYGHVKMTFEPSGDLEKPYVFEQIVVGGAVPKNYFPAVEKGVQDSVVKGPLASYPVVGVKAVLYDGSYHPVDSSEMAFKTAAVQAFKKGFMEASPVLLEPIVSMKVMVPDKYTGDVMGDLNKRRGRVLGMNPDPDHKGCTVVEADVPMLSIYGYSTDLRSMTGGSGNFSFEFSRYEQAPSDIQEKEIAARASAEENE is encoded by the coding sequence ATGGACGTTTTCAGAAGCGACAGAATTAGAAATGTGGTCCTGCTCGGTCATGGCGGTGCCGGAAAGACAAGTCTGGTGGAGGCAATGGCTTACTTGTCAGGTATTACGAACCGCTTGGGAAAGGTAACAGATGGTAACACGGTAAGTGATTATGATAAAGAGGAGATCAAAAGAAAATTCTCAATTTCGACATCTGTGGTTCCGATTCAATGGGGAAAAGTAAAAATCAATGTACTGGACACCCCGGGCTATTTCGACTTTGTAGGGGAAGTGGAGGAAGCAGTTGCGGCAGCCGACGCGGCGATCATTGTGGTTTCAGGAAAAGCAGGCGTACAGGTGGGAACCCAGAAAGCCTGGGAGATGTGTGAAAAATACAATCTGCCCCGCATGTTCTTCGTCACAGAAATGGATGTGGACAATGTAAGCTACAGAAAAGTAGTGGAAAGCCTGACCGAACTGTACGGAAAGAAAATTGCACCTATCCATATGCCGATCCGTGAAAATGAAGAATTCGTAGGCTATGTAAACATTGTAAAACAGGCCGGAAGAAGATACATAGACAGAGGCCAGAAAAAGGAATGCCCGGTTCCTGACTATCTGCAGGATTACCTGGAGCAGTACCATGATACCCTGATGGAATCCGTTGCTGAGATCAGTGAAGAATTCATGGACCGTTACTTTGCAGGGGAAGAGTTCTCCGTGGCAGAGGTTTCGGCAGCCCTGAAGATGAATATCTCAGACGGCAGCATTATTCCCGTATGTATGGGCTCCGCCGTGAACGTACAGGGTGTTGCCAACCTGCTGGATGATATCTGCGGTTATTTCCCAAGTCCGGACCAGAAGACATGCGCAGGCATGAATGCCAAGACAAACGAGATTTACCAGGCCAACTATGATTTCGCCAAAGCAAAATCCGCATACGTGTTCAAGACCATCGTGGACCCGTTCCTGGGCAAATATTCACTGGTTAAGGTTTGCTCTGGTGTTATCAAAGGTGACGACACCTTATACAATGCGACCAAGGATTCGGAAGAAAAATTAAATAAACTGTATGTGCTGGAAGGCTCCAAACCCATCGAGGTACCGGAGCTGCATGCCGGTGATATCGGTGCCATTGCCAAATTAAACACCGTGGCTACCGGAGATACGCTTTCAACCAAGAGCACCCCTCTTGTGTTCGGCAAGACAGAGATTTCCGTTCCGTATACATACAAGAGATACAAAACCGTGAACAAGGGCGATGACGACAAAGTTTCCCAGGCTCTGTCCAAAATGATGCAGGAAGATTTGACACTGCGTGTGGAGAATGATTCCGCCAACCGCCAGACCTTGATCTATGGTATCGGTGAACAGCATCTTGACATTGTGATGAGCAAAATGAAAGAACGCTATAAAGTGGATATTGAGCTTTCCAAACCTAAAGTTCCGTTCCGCGAGACTATCCGTAAAAAAGCTGACGTGGAGGCAAAATATAAGAAACAGTCCGGCGGCCACGGCCAGTATGGCCATGTAAAAATGACCTTTGAGCCTTCCGGCGATCTGGAGAAGCCTTATGTGTTTGAACAGATTGTAGTCGGCGGCGCAGTTCCTAAGAACTACTTCCCGGCAGTGGAAAAGGGTGTTCAGGATTCCGTGGTGAAAGGACCGCTGGCATCTTATCCGGTCGTTGGTGTGAAGGCAGTGCTCTACGATGGTTCTTACCACCCGGTAGACTCTTCTGAGATGGCGTTTAAGACAGCCGCAGTTCAGGCCTTTAAGAAGGGCTTTATGGAAGCGTCCCCGGTACTTTTGGAGCCGATCGTTTCCATGAAAGTAATGGTTCCGGACAAATACACCGGTGATGTTATGGGTGATCTGAATAAACGCCGCGGCCGTGTGCTGGGCATGAATCCGGATCCTGACCATAAGGGATGCACCGTGGTGGAAGCAGATGTACCGATGTTATCTATCTATGGATACTCCACAGACCTGCGGTCCATGACAGGCGGAAGCGGAAACTTCTCCTTTGAATTCTCACGTTATGAGCAGGCACCTTCTGATATCCAGGAGAAAGAAATTGCAGCCCGCGCAAGTGCAGAAGAGAACGAATAA
- the aroA gene encoding 3-phosphoshikimate 1-carboxyvinyltransferase, producing the protein MKFTKRNALRGEVTIPGDKSISHRAVMLGAISQGTTRITNFLRGADCLSTIACFRKMGIDIQVSPEQILVHGKGLHGLKAPSDTLDVGNSGTTARLISGILAGQTFESTLTGDASIRKRPMKRIITPLSMMGADIESLHGNDCAPLRIRGSHIKGIHYDSPVASAQVKSCILLAGLYGDSQTSVTEPYVSRDHSERMLSGFGASLQTEGCTVSIQPEPELVGQEVAVPGDISSAAYFIAAALLVPGSELLIKNVGINPTRDGILRVCRQMGADITILNQREHGREPVADLLVKHSALKGTVIEGAAIPTLIDELPILAVMAAFAEGCTMIRDAQELKVKESNRLDILVHHLSAMGADITGTEDGMMIQGGRMLHGAVLESHLDHRIAMSFAVAGIAAEGETEILQADCVDISYPGFYKDLLKK; encoded by the coding sequence ATGAAATTCACAAAAAGAAATGCCCTGAGGGGCGAAGTTACCATACCCGGAGACAAATCCATCTCTCACCGGGCAGTCATGCTGGGCGCCATCTCACAGGGCACCACCCGTATCACTAATTTTTTAAGAGGCGCGGACTGTCTCTCCACCATAGCCTGTTTCCGAAAAATGGGAATTGACATCCAGGTGTCCCCGGAACAGATTTTGGTACACGGAAAAGGCCTCCATGGCCTGAAGGCCCCGTCGGATACCCTGGATGTAGGCAACAGCGGAACCACTGCAAGACTCATATCCGGCATTCTGGCCGGACAGACTTTTGAAAGTACACTGACAGGAGACGCCTCCATCCGGAAGCGCCCCATGAAACGGATCATCACCCCCCTGTCTATGATGGGGGCAGATATTGAGAGCCTCCATGGAAATGATTGTGCTCCTCTGCGCATCCGGGGCAGTCATATAAAAGGGATACATTACGATTCCCCCGTGGCCTCCGCCCAGGTAAAATCCTGTATCCTTTTGGCCGGACTGTACGGGGACAGCCAGACAAGCGTCACAGAACCCTATGTCTCCAGAGACCACTCGGAGCGTATGCTGTCAGGCTTTGGAGCCAGCCTTCAAACAGAGGGCTGCACCGTAAGCATACAGCCGGAACCGGAACTGGTTGGACAGGAGGTAGCCGTACCGGGAGATATCTCTTCCGCTGCTTATTTTATCGCTGCTGCCCTTTTAGTGCCAGGCTCTGAACTGCTGATCAAAAATGTGGGCATCAATCCCACCAGGGATGGTATCCTACGCGTATGCCGTCAGATGGGCGCTGACATCACGATCCTGAACCAAAGGGAACATGGCCGAGAGCCGGTGGCAGATCTGCTGGTAAAGCACAGTGCGCTCAAGGGAACAGTCATTGAAGGGGCGGCGATCCCCACACTCATTGATGAACTTCCCATACTTGCAGTGATGGCAGCCTTTGCGGAAGGCTGCACCATGATCCGTGACGCACAGGAGCTAAAAGTCAAGGAATCCAATAGGCTGGATATTCTGGTGCACCATTTAAGCGCAATGGGTGCTGATATCACGGGAACAGAGGATGGTATGATGATCCAAGGCGGCAGAATGCTCCACGGCGCTGTACTGGAAAGCCATTTGGATCACCGGATCGCCATGTCCTTTGCCGTGGCAGGTATTGCCGCGGAAGGTGAGACAGAAATCCTGCAGGCAGACTGTGTAGATATTTCCTACCCCGGATTTTACAAGGATCTGCTGAAAAAATAA